The sequence below is a genomic window from Chryseobacterium foetidum.
TGTGCCTTTCCATAAGATTGAAAATATTATACCTGAATTATTCGAGCAGGGAAAAACGCCTTTCATTTTAATCCTTGACCGATTAACCGATGTGAGAAACTTCGGAGCCATTTGCAGAACCGCAGAATGTGTTGGAATTGATGCGATCGTCATCCCTGAAAAAGGCGGTGCACCGGTTAATTCTGATGCCATCAAAACTTCGGCTGGAGCATTATACAATATTAAAATCTGTAAAGAAAATAATCTGGCTCATGTGGTGGATTTCCTTCAGCAAAGCGGAGTTTCCGTATTTGCAGCATCAGAAAAGGCTCAGAAATTAATCTATGATGTAGATTTCACAGAACCTTGCGCCATTGTTATGGGTAATGAGGAAACCGGAATTTCAAAAGAAGTTCTACATCATGCAGATGAAAAAATAAAACTGCCTATTGAAGGTAAAACGCAGTCTCTCAATGTATCTGTAGCCTGTGGAGCAATTCTGTATGAAGCTGTAAGACAGAAACACATTAAATCAAACCTTTAAATTTTAAATACAATTCATGAACTCGCCTTTATTTAGAGATACAAACATCAATGAACACACGGCGAATTCATCAAAACAATAAATATCTATAAATGAAAAATATAGCAGCATTTGCATTACTGTCCATCGCTTTGGTATCGTGCAAAAAGGAAACCGCAACCATCACCAAAGTAGATCCTAAAACAGGAAAAACAATCACGGTGGAAGTGCCTGCAGATTCTATAAAAAAGGTGGAAGCCAACCCTGCAATCAAAGACTCACTGGGAGTTTTCAAGCAAACCTTTAAACTTAAAAAAGGTGAAACCTATCCGTTGACAACATATCAGCGGGATGTAAGAACGATGACGGATCCTTCAGGAAAAACCATTTCAGGAACTAGCGATTCTACCGATGAGATGAATTTTACGGTAAATGATATTAAGGGTAAAGTTTACGATATCACTATCAATTTAATTTCAAAAAGAAGCTCACAAAATTCTCAGGGAAAAACAATTGCTGTTGACACAAAAGAGGCCGCTCCAAAGGAAGATCAGCTGAAAATGGTCTGGAATATCAACAAAGCTTTGGTAGGAAACAAACTTCAGATGAAAATGGACGATCATGGAAATGTGATTTCGATTACAGGATTTGAGCCTATTTACAAAAAAATCGCTGACGTTGTCGCAAAAATTGTAAAAGATAAAACGCAGGAGCAAGGTGTTGTTGAAAGCTTGAAACAAACCTTTAACGAGAAAGTTTTAAAAGACCAGTTTGAGAAAAACCTAACTGTAATGCCTAAAAAAGGTGTTAAAATCGGTGAAAAGTGGACATTAAGCGAAAGTGCCGACGATGCAGGAAAAGTAAAGGTAACATCGAATTACCAGCTGAAAAGTGTAGGAAACGGCATTGCTGAAATCTCCGTAACCGGCGGAATTCCAAAGAAAACTGAAAAGCAGAAGCAGGGCGACGTTACGCACAGTTTAACCAGCGAACTTTCGCAGGATGGCGTTATTAAATTTGACCAGAACACAGGCTGGATTACGCACCAAAACATCAGTGTAAAAACAACTCAGATAGAAACTATTGCCAATGCAAAAGAGTCACAGTCGATGAAGAGTGTTTCTAATTCTACGGTGATGGTGAATCCGTCTGCAAAATAAATTAATACTTGGGATTCAGGTTTCTACAAGATCTGAATCCTTGAGTTTTAAATCTTAAAAAAATTATTATGAAACATATTCTTGAGTTTATCCTCATTACCATCATATTATTTTTCGTCTGGAATATTTTAAAGAAAATCTTTTTCAACAAATTTTACAAATACACAGGCTTCAGACCTCAGGAAAGAACACCGAAAGAGGAAGTTAAAAACTCAAAGACAAACATTGAGAAAAAAGTAAAATGGGACGCAGAAACTGTGGAATATGAAGAGGTGAAGGAAAGCAAAGATAAGAGGTAATCAATAGACCAATAAAAAAAGATAACAACCATCAGCATGGCAAAAAATAAAAACTTAGTTTACATTGCAATTTCAATCGTTGCATTCTTGGTTTTAGCATTTTTATACTCAACGCCGGTACTCACCGGAAAGCAGCTTTTTCAGCATGATATCGTGCAGTATCGCGGTGGCGCAAAAGAACTCATCGATTACAGGGAAAGTTTCGACAAGGAAACGTACTGGAGCGACTCTATGTTTGGAGGAATGCCAACTTACCAAATGGGAAGCCGCTTTGAAGGCGATATCATCAAAAAAGTAGACAGTTATCTGAATATTTTGCCGAGACCTGTCAACTATATGTTTTTACTGTTCGCAGGATTTTTCCTGTTGGGAATGGTTGCCGTTCGAAACTGGAAATATGCCCTTTTGGGAGCCACATTTTTCGGACTTTCGACCTATTTTTATATCATTATTGCAGCCGGACACAACGGAAAAGTGAATACCATCGAATATTTCGCACCACTTTTAGCCGGAATTCTTTTGGTTTATATTCGCAAAAAATACATTCTTGGCTTCATTGTCACTACCCTTTTCTTCGGATTGCAGGTAGCGGCAAACCACCCACAGATGACCTATTATCTGTTTTTAGGACTTGGATTTTTATTTGTTTCTGAATTGATCAGAGCTTTAATGAAAATAGTGCCAATGAAGCACTTCCTAATCTCATCGGGAATTATTGCCGGAGCATTAGCCATAGGAGTTGGTATGAATTCCCAGCGAATTATGGCAAACTCTGAATACATCAAAGAAACAGTAAGAGGAAAACAGATTTTAAATACAGAAAACCACACCGCAGGAAACTCCGGAATGGACAAAGCAAGCATCCTCAACTGGAGCTATGGAAGGCTGGAAACTTTAAACCTTTTCATCCCAAGATTAATGGGTGGAGCAAGCAATGCTCCGGAAGGCGAGAAAATGATGGGTGAAATTCAGGAGTTGGTACAGCAAAACGTGGGGTCACAAGCTGAGATGGACAGAATTTCTCAGGGATTCGGTTCTACAACCTATTGGGGAGAGCAACCGGGAACGTCAGGACCAGCTTATCAGGGAGCAGTAGTTTGTTTTCTGGCATTGTTAGGATTCTTTTTTGCGCCGAAAAAATACCGTTACTGGGTTTTGGGAGCTACAATTCTAACAATTTTATTGGCTTGGGGAAGCAATTTCATGCCGCTTTCAGATTTCTTTATCGACTATGTGCCGTTTTACAGCAAATTCAGAGCACCGTCGTCTATTTTGGTCGTTGTGGAATTATTATTCCCACTGATTGCAATTATAGGATTGTATAAATTCTTTACAGATTCAAAATTAACAGAAGAATATAAAAAGAAAATCTTACTGTATGTTTCTGGTGGAACTTTAGGTTTACTATTAATCCTTCTGATTTTTGGTAAAGGAATTTTAGGTTTCGCAACAGATACAGAGCAGCAATATTTACCACCATTTTTACTCGATTATTTGGTTTCGGAGCGCTACAAAATGTTCAGCGCAGATGCAATTAAAGCACTAATTTATGTTGGAATCACCGCAGCCGTTTTATTTTTAGGTTTAAAACAGAAACTTAATCAAAACATCGCACTTTTAATCATTGGCGCGGTAAGTTTGTTTGATTTGTGGAGCGTTAACAGAAATTATCTGAATGATAAAAACTACGTTGATGCCATCTTTGCTGAAAACCCTTTCCAGACAGAAGGCACAGATTATTTAGCTGAAAAGGTGGGCGATAACCCTAATTTACAGTCTATTTTAGCAAGCATTCCTGTTAATAAAACCCTGGAAACTATTGCCCAAAAAGATACGAAACACTACAGAGTTTACAATCAGGTTTTGGGTGTGACTGGAGAAACAAATACTTCTTATTTCAGACCTTCTGTCGGTGGTTATCATGCAGTAAGGCTCAGAAGATATGATGATTTGATGAACGCTTACATCACACAGCCGGACAGCGTGAAAACGCCAAAAATCTTAAATTTGCTCAACACAAAGTATATGATTTTCGGTAAACCTTCAGAACCTCAGGTTGTTCCGAATCCTAA
It includes:
- the rlmB gene encoding 23S rRNA (guanosine(2251)-2'-O)-methyltransferase RlmB; protein product: MNDDFIFGLRPVLEAIEAGKTIDKIFVQNALQGEIYAELKAALAKNKIRPNYVPVEKLNRFTRKNHQGVVAFISDVPFHKIENIIPELFEQGKTPFILILDRLTDVRNFGAICRTAECVGIDAIVIPEKGGAPVNSDAIKTSAGALYNIKICKENNLAHVVDFLQQSGVSVFAASEKAQKLIYDVDFTEPCAIVMGNEETGISKEVLHHADEKIKLPIEGKTQSLNVSVACGAILYEAVRQKHIKSNL
- a CDS encoding DUF6263 family protein; this translates as MKNIAAFALLSIALVSCKKETATITKVDPKTGKTITVEVPADSIKKVEANPAIKDSLGVFKQTFKLKKGETYPLTTYQRDVRTMTDPSGKTISGTSDSTDEMNFTVNDIKGKVYDITINLISKRSSQNSQGKTIAVDTKEAAPKEDQLKMVWNINKALVGNKLQMKMDDHGNVISITGFEPIYKKIADVVAKIVKDKTQEQGVVESLKQTFNEKVLKDQFEKNLTVMPKKGVKIGEKWTLSESADDAGKVKVTSNYQLKSVGNGIAEISVTGGIPKKTEKQKQGDVTHSLTSELSQDGVIKFDQNTGWITHQNISVKTTQIETIANAKESQSMKSVSNSTVMVNPSAK
- a CDS encoding YfhO family protein, encoding MAKNKNLVYIAISIVAFLVLAFLYSTPVLTGKQLFQHDIVQYRGGAKELIDYRESFDKETYWSDSMFGGMPTYQMGSRFEGDIIKKVDSYLNILPRPVNYMFLLFAGFFLLGMVAVRNWKYALLGATFFGLSTYFYIIIAAGHNGKVNTIEYFAPLLAGILLVYIRKKYILGFIVTTLFFGLQVAANHPQMTYYLFLGLGFLFVSELIRALMKIVPMKHFLISSGIIAGALAIGVGMNSQRIMANSEYIKETVRGKQILNTENHTAGNSGMDKASILNWSYGRLETLNLFIPRLMGGASNAPEGEKMMGEIQELVQQNVGSQAEMDRISQGFGSTTYWGEQPGTSGPAYQGAVVCFLALLGFFFAPKKYRYWVLGATILTILLAWGSNFMPLSDFFIDYVPFYSKFRAPSSILVVVELLFPLIAIIGLYKFFTDSKLTEEYKKKILLYVSGGTLGLLLILLIFGKGILGFATDTEQQYLPPFLLDYLVSERYKMFSADAIKALIYVGITAAVLFLGLKQKLNQNIALLIIGAVSLFDLWSVNRNYLNDKNYVDAIFAENPFQTEGTDYLAEKVGDNPNLQSILASIPVNKTLETIAQKDTKHYRVYNQVLGVTGETNTSYFRPSVGGYHAVRLRRYDDLMNAYITQPDSVKTPKILNLLNTKYMIFGKPSEPQVVPNPNANGNAWFVSNLKFANNPNEEIALVGEIDSKKTAVINVDDKKYFNGKNLQPDSTATINLTKYEPNVLEFKSSSKTPQLAVFSEIYYPHGWKVSVDGKEVDYVKADYLLRAVHVPAGSHNIKMVFEPQVIENGKWISLICFALFVLLSAGGIYFVYRKKEQPATIR